Part of the Echeneis naucrates chromosome 18, fEcheNa1.1, whole genome shotgun sequence genome is shown below.
TATTTGTTGGAGCAGAAGCTGAAGGTGGAAGGTCTGTGTTTTCCGCACAGTCAAGGGTTTTAAGACCCATGCTGGAGGTTGGAGAGGTAGAGATTGAAGTATTTGTATCCAAAGTGGGGCTTATGGTCTGCGGAACAACTttggaagagctggaggaggtctGACTTTCAGTCAAATGGGAATCTGAGAGGCGTCTTTTTCGGCTGGTGCTGGATCCAGAAGCTCTGAGGAGGCAATAAGGTTCATGATTCACCAGAGCTGTCGTATAGCATTGGAGCTCTTTCTTCAATGAAGTAATCTCTTTTTGAAGGTTCGAGTTTATCCTCTCGAGAGACTGAAGCTCCTGAGGAGAAGATGATGGAGGATAAAAGAAAAGCGAAATTAGATTAATcgaaagaaaaagagataaacAATGGAGATGAACATGAAAGGGCAAATAGTTCATGTGAAGCTGAGTCAGGTATATCCTTGCTATCTCTTAGCCTGGCACTCATCagccataaaaacaaattaccacCATACttcaaaagataaataattaaCTCAATCACATCCCACCCACATAATATGACACCAGGCCAGAAGTGTGCTGcaataaaacactaaagccaGGCAGTTTCTAGAGCTCTATTCTTTGGGTTTATCTATCAACTAAACTTCTGCTTTTATCACCTCATTATGCTTCAGTTCAGTTCTGAAAACACTTATCCTCCACAACAGCTCGGTACATCAATGACCACAAGGGCACACTTGAATAGTATTCAAGAaaactgtctctctcctctggaAGATTCAAGTCCTACATAATTCCCCACGGGTTACTAAGGAGCCTCTCTGGTGACATCCaataagaaaaactaaatgtgaagCCACAAGATTGTTATTGTGCACATTTTCATCCAGAGACTGTTGCTTAATAGTCTGAACAATAATCCATTGAAAGAATCCTTTAAACATTAGAGGAAATGATTTTATGGAGGTTTGAATATGagaaaattcaaaattcaagtGCCGGGACACACTGTACAGAATGATTCATGAAAAAGTCTCAAGGTATATAACGTCATGATCGTCCTGAACGATTTAGAGCAGCCTAGCATTTCATCATGATGCTTACAATGATACAGTGTCACTTGGCATGTTATTGAAACAGTCtcgtttttttgttgtttttttttttaaatacatctcTTCTAGTTCCTCCCAAGAACCGGCTCTGGCGTTCATCCAGGATTCATTGAGCCGTCTTTATAGATGTGGACTGAAACACATGACTTCCCCAGATCAGCATGTCTCCTGCAGTGAAGCTCATGTAGTTTAAGCAGCTGAATTAATTGTCTTTTGCTAAGACTCACTCCATGCCAGACTGTGAGTAATTTAGGTCAGTGGTCCCCAACCCCCAGGCCGCAGACCGTTACCAGTCCGTGGCGTGCGGCCCGTTTTGAACCGGaccgcacagaaagaataaataacttacattatttattatctgaatgtgaactatgttttattttgaaaaatgaccgaaTTCTCTCCATTACATCAGTCAAATGATAtgttaccgctaaaattaaacccacaagctagcaaaattattaaaataggacagtttctttgtgaaggggaaaaggcccagtgaggagacagaaaaagagcctgagaaagctgcatttaggttcagGGTTAGGGGTCATATTATGTTGGTGCAATGttacgaggacgctgctaataaagttgcatacgagtgcaTTGTGATTTCATTCCAATATGaagataaaattaaatcataaacaaatacaaaattgtCCATGTTAAACCAACAACCTACTCCATACAGTCTTTGCATGAAAATGACAATCACTATCTCGTGGCCATgcgttattttttatttctgttattgaAAGTCACCAAAGGAGCTCCGAAGGTTACTCCACTtttgtgtgactttgtttttaagGTCAAAAAGTCAGAGTCAAAGCAGGGGTGACACGCAGCTGTGTAACACAACTGAACCTTTGAACCATTCACTGCTGACACagactgtgcttttttttcgGTTAAACTTCTCACAACTGAGTGTTCAAAATTAACCTGgaggagaaacacagagagcaaaacTGGCAGAAGAAGAATCAGAAAGTGAAAGTTTGAATTCCCTTCtgccaagacacacacacccatgtaCTTTTTCTGTAAACCTTTACAGTTAGAACAGGGTGGATGTCACATAAGTGTAATAAGGGTAAAAGGGAGACGTGTTCAACCACAAGACTAGATGCAGCACAGTTTATGCGCATTTGTGGGTCTTGGCATATTAAACATTGACAATATTAAATGTGACAGTTAAAAttattcaattttcatttttgttatgaACATTTGGAAAACCACAAACTTAAAACATTATCATATTTATCGAAACCTGTTGGAAAGAAAATTTCACATCCTGTCCAGCATTATGTGCATTTTTACAGTTTCTATTGTTTAGTCTTGTGCAATGCGATCAAAATCACTTTTTTACCTCTTAACGTACCATTAAATACAGTGCTATAGtcggttagcttagcttagcatcgTGAGTAGAAACAACTGTGTTTGAGAGGTCGCAAAATCTTACTTTAGATTTACTATTACTACatactttatattttacttaACCTGTTTCTTTATGCTAACCAACCTAACTAGCAGCTGCCTTTGGCTCTCAAACAGAcatattattttcttattaaaCTGCCTGCAACAAAAgtacatatgtgtgttttaacaAACTGTCAAATGATTCTTTAAATATGATCATTAAATCTCCTCATCAGAAGCTAAAATAAGGCATGGGGGTTATATATTTTGGCACAGAGTCATCTCTGTTTTAAACCTGAAGGGTAGCCTTGTTTCTTTCAACCATACATTTGTAgaatgactttatttttcttaaaggaaaaaagattgctgattgtgtgtgtgtgtgtgtgtggggggggggggggggggggggggtatttcaGGGCAGGGAGGAATGAGAGGGCTGGCGACCAATGGGAGCGCAAACCAGAGGGAGTGATAGCCCTTCTGCTAAAGCAGGCTATTTACAAGAAACGGCTGAGAGCATGCTGCCAGATTacacaagagacacacacagtcactggttgcgtgcgtgtgcgtgtgagaCGTGGGATTGAGAGCCATGGTCACAGGATGTTGGTATaaggaaagacagaaggaaaaaaagtgaaagaaagtgCATGTTACAGACCTCATGAAGTTGGTCTGctctctcagtttgtttttggcGGGTCTTTCTTGCCGCATCTctgttcttctctcttctttttttccctgtacTATCCAACTGAtgtccctctccttccctctcctgaAAAGGGGAACACACTGTGTTGGTCCTAATCATGACAGTACACATTTACTTATCAAGTGATATCCTTTTAGGAGCACATTATTACACAAAACAGACATCAATCATTTGTTACTATTGCAGtatgttttcaaaaatgtatagGTTCACATGATCATAAGGCAAACCTATCACATGCATTACCATGGGGCCATTTCAAATAGGTCAATAAACAACTAATAGTTCAGGATCTGGATGGAGAGGAAGTTACAGCGCGTGATGTTTCATTCAGGAGCAAAGTTTCTAATCAAAGTTGATCAAAGTTGATAAAGCAGTTTGACAACCAATAAATAAAgattagatatatatatatatatatctaatcTTTAGATATTTTCTCCCAGATCCAATCTTTGTCATATCAAATGAAGATAAGATTAAATATTGCTAATCTTAAAGACTGCTCTTGCAAAAATAACAGATCGTATACACAGATTCAGAAGAAAGAGAATAGAAGTGCAGGATATTTTCTACTGTTAATTTGTGATTACATGGAATATAATGTACATATGGAATAAATATGgaatataatacaatataatatgaGATTGTGGTGGCGGAGTACATTGCTGTTTGTGTACATTCAATGATTCCTCATAGAACTTCACTTCTGTTGGTCCAGCTAGAAGGATTTGGCTTTTACAAACACTTTACAAAATGATTTGCAAAAGACAAAGAGGGACAGTGACAGCTgcccaataaataaaaaatgcccAAAATAGAGACATAAACCCaagaaataaatggataaaaaattattaaattgttGGTTAGTTCAACctttttaaacattaatatttaacaGTAGACATTCAGAGATTTTGGCACGATCTAATGTGATTGATTGAATGTTAAAGAAGAACGGGAGAGAGAATAATTTACCAGTTCAGCCGCGTTGCTGGTGTAATCTTCAACTGACAGGGAGCCGGGGCTGTCGGGGTCGCACCCGGTGTCCATGAACAACGGGGACATgccccccccgcctcctcctcctcccccctggTCAGTCGGATGGTGGACAGCTTGACTCTTCTCACACCGACACGGATGGATCTTCACCCAGTCCGGATCATCCGTGCATCTATACTTTGCATCTGTGGATTCGCAGAGGTGACGACTCCTGCAACCTGCACTGAACCTTCAATGACCCGGGATGAAACTGTGTGTAAGCTGAAGGACATGCACACTCCGGGCTGCACACTGATGTCTGCGGTTGCTTGGTGACTTGTTGATTCACTAAGTGTTGCCTGAAATGAAGCAATGAACCGCCGTGTCCGTCGCGTTTTGTGCGCTGGGGGCTTGGCACCACAGAGCCGATGATGCAACATGTTGCCCCGATtgctttcagtttctctttattttaaactgaCCCATTGAGAGTTAGAGGCGGTGTGGCTGTGCTGCATTCAAGTACAGTATGTTATTTGTAAAATCTCTTCACATGCACCCGGTGACaacagtagtagtagtattgcAGTCTTTGATATTCCAGGTACACAGGTAGCCTACATTATCCCATAAGGATCCAAAAGCAATGTTTTCCGATTATCAGTGGGAATCCAGCTGTAGTATAAATACAGAGGGGATATTTTCGGTAGCACTAGAAGGCATCAGAAGAAATGAATGGATAAACGTAGTTTGGGACAGGAGGAGCCGTGGGTTAATATGACCATGTTAGGAGAGCCGGTACACCCCTTCACGTGCAGGGATTTTCCTGGAGCACTCCTGCCAGGAAATGCATGGGCGGACTCTCTGACAGCAACCAACAGCTTTTACCAGCAATCCCCGGGAAATAACGccaccacagacacactttgACCAACCGCTTTGTGGGATGTTTGTCtagctgcttttcatttaaagtaGGGGATGGAGTCTTACTAAGATGATCTGGTGAATAATTGAATCTGTCTGTGTGGACAGAACGTATTGAGGTTCAGGGAAAGGTTAGGGTAAATATTTTCAGACtgtttgatgaaaaagaaaatttcttGTGTGTATATTCTAGACTATTCATATCCTATAATACTAATTATTTATGTTCTACATTCTGTATACTTTTGGAAGTAGGCTCTGATAGAACAGGACCTTTCCACACTGCACATGCGCATTCCCACAGCACACATTCAGGCAGCGCCTCTCGTTCAGCGTGGCCGCACCTTAGAATCGACCAATCAACGAGCTCCAAACGTTTCCCAAAGCCAATCAGCGTTCGCCCGTCACCAAAGAGACCAATCGGTGGCTACGTAAGGCGGGTTTAGAATTAGGATCGCTTCCTAGCTGGCAATGCTCTTTTCCAATGCCAAatgtaatatataaaaatatatataaatatatatgtatatatatatattctcttAAATAACAGCAGCCGGACGGAACAGGACTGAGATGGGCCTGCTGACAATTTTAAAGAAGATGAAGCAGAAGGAACGGGAGATGAGGCTGCTGATGTTGTATCCTTTCTGTAACAGTTTACTAGCTTAGCTGCGAACAAAACAGCATCCGTGTATTATTATGATAACAGTTGCGTCTATTGGATGAAAAACACGGCCGGTTGTTAATCTcagagaggttttttttgttgttgtaagcATCGGGGTTTGTGCGAGTTAAGTTTCCTTTTGGAGCAGTTCGTGCTGTCTCATGCTACATTGCTAGCTATGAAGCACTAAGACAAGCGAGTAAATGGCTGTTAAGCTGTCGCTATCTAGCAGCTGCGTGGTCAGGTGAGTTTGCTCTTTAACCTGGTTCGTGCAGAGGTCTGGACAACGCGGGAAAGACGACCATCCTGAAGAAGTTTAACGGAGAGGACGTGAGCACCATCTCCCCAACCCTGGGCTTCAACATCCAGACACTGGAGCACAGAGGGTAACGTTACATTACTGAGGCCACCATCATTCATCAATGCATGAGCGTCCATGCTACATAGTTTCTCTCAAGGGCCGACATCTATGAGTATGAGTATGAGTCtaattcatacatttattcTTGAAACTGGCCAGTTACCTGCTGCATTTTCATATGCTAAATCGCCTGCTCTGAAAAAGGTCTGTACGTTAAACATATTGTCTCATATTAATATTGGTGCAGTTTTTATGTTATGAAATCACAATGCTGTCTTCGTTCCTCATATAACCCAAAAGATACAGGACTGTGCTTAATGCGTTAAAAGTAGAATGTATCATTCAGGTGACTAAATACAAAGTGAAgcaaaagttaaataaataaaaacgatATATATTTGGCGTTTGACTTACCTTTAGCTAGTTCGTTTGAAGCATTTGGAAGATGGGCTACagttcttcttctgtggtttttgGTTGATTCAAAGCTTTGTGTCTCTTAATGTGATTGCAGACTGACTCCATCATGTTAACATAAGGTCTGTCGTAGGACTTCTGTCTTTGAACACAGTTCTAGTTTGTTTTTGCACTGTGGGTTGGCAAAGGTATCTGTTATTCGTTTGAAGAATGTTTTTCCCCATGTTCTTCTCTCCGTGCTTCTAGGTTTAAATTGAACATTTGGGATGTAGGAGGTCAGAAGTCGCTGCGTTCCTACTGGAGGAACTACTTTGAGAGCACAGATGGGCTGGTGTGGGTGGTGGACAGTGCAGACAGGCTCAGAATGGAGGACTGCAGACAGGAACTCAGTgcactgctgctggaggaggtaAACTGAACTACACACGCTGCAGATATAGCAGGGTAGCTGCACTTTATCAAGAGGATCATGGAGAAGTTTTTGTATGCCTGCTGCAGACAGCAACATTGTATCTGTCAGATGTTTGGAGATATTAGTTGGCTGGAATGTCAATTTACAAAGTCTCAATTTTGGTGAAGATTTGAGTGAATTTGTGAATATCTTTTACCATTCATTAATGTCTGCCAGTGTTCTCCTGATTATCTGGGTCCCAACATGGGCAATTGCCCCAGACTTTCAGCCATATGGcccccacacagacagactgaatatcccttttacttatttcaaataaaaatccaatCAGTGTCTGGGCCCTGACCTCCTGCACCTGTGCAGAGGTCATGTTAATTGATCATTACAAGGAaaaacattgattttatttgatatcaGAGACATGAGATTGGCAGCCACTCACTTATCCTTGAGATTATCCTGGTGGTTGGTCAGTAGCATGTAGTCAGCCTTCCCTGCAAATTCTGTGATCATTGCTGTATTAGTAGACAAAGATTTAACACAGAATATCATGTTTAACTGCATGTTTGATTTAAGCACAAGCAGAAACTGTGAAATCCTAAGTGTTCTATGGTCACTTTAACAAGTGTCAAGTTGCCATCTGCACAGTTTATTTCGTGTATCTCTATGTAACATGGTGTTTCTTCCCTACAGAGGTTAGCTGGAGCAACATTACTGGTTTTTGCCAACAAGCAAGATTTACCAGGAGCCCTGTCCCAAGAAGCCATACGAGAGGTGGGATTTACTTACTGTGCAAGGATTTGTTTCTGAATGTAATGGATTGGAGCCTTAATAGCACCAGCTTGAATTCTTATTCTACTTGAGTTATCTTGATGTCCTACCATTTGTTTGCTCCTGCAGGCCTTGGCTCTGGAGCAAATTAAAAGTCATCACTGGTGTATAATCAGCTGCAGTGCAGTAACAGGAGAGAACTTGTTATCTGGAGTGGACTGGCTATTAGATGATATTGCTGCAAGGATCTTCACTGCTGACTGAATGCGTTTTGTTCTTTGATTTATAAACCACAACACTGCAGCCTGATGTGGTACAAATCCAGGCTCATTATTGGACTATAGAGATGaactgtttaaaagaaaaaaaaagcagctacAAGTATTTCCTGTGCCACCTGCAGTTGTACCTGTCTGCATCACCAAGCACCTCaatcacattttaatgcttttcatCTCATGTTAAGTTTAGTCAGGTGTGTGACAACCCATGAGAATTTCTGAAATACAGCCAGGAATTTCTTTCTGTAACTATATGGAATGGTGGTTAACTGGCTCATGTTTCCTAATAAATGCTTTATACAAAACTATTGCTGTTGTGAGTTGAAGGAGCATTGTCACTGTAGATGAAGTGTTATGTAATCTACAACGGGGGCTTGCTTTTAGTGGTTACTTATGacaaacatgacatttaactGTGCGAGAGCTCACGTATTGGCTTAAAAAGTTGATTTTGCAATTTTTCCATTAGGTATGCTGAAACAGTTTCCTTTGTTCCAATACCTATTTGGCCTATTTTAGAGGCTAGCCAGCAGAGTTGCTTTTAAGCATCAAGTACTGACCCCATCTACACTGCGTCCCCTTGATTTGAAATACTTTCAACATCCCTATATAAATGCACATATTGTGGGTACGGATAAGATCTTATACTGTTAATCCTGGCCAGCTCAATTTAGAAAGTCATTTGAAATCCAGTTTCACACATTTAGTGTTTCACCTTGCCCCAAACTGAAAGGATGAGCAGatttaaacaaagtaaaa
Proteins encoded:
- the arl2 gene encoding ADP-ribosylation factor-like protein 2 isoform X1, coding for MGLLTILKKMKQKEREMRLLMLGLDNAGKTTILKKFNGEDVSTISPTLGFNIQTLEHRGFKLNIWDVGGQKSLRSYWRNYFESTDGLVWVVDSADRLRMEDCRQELSALLLEERLAGATLLVFANKQDLPGALSQEAIREALALEQIKSHHWCIISCSAVTGENLLSGVDWLLDDIAARIFTAD
- the arl2 gene encoding ADP-ribosylation factor-like protein 2 isoform X2 — protein: MGLLTILKKMKQKEREMRLLMLGLDNAGKTTILKKFNGEDVSTISPTLGFNIQTLEHRGFKLNIWDVGGQKSLRSYWRNYFESTDGLVWVVDSADRLRMEDCRQELSALLLEEALALEQIKSHHWCIISCSAVTGENLLSGVDWLLDDIAARIFTAD